A portion of the Streptomyces erythrochromogenes genome contains these proteins:
- a CDS encoding cobalamin B12-binding domain-containing protein, producing the protein MNSVTVCTPQQLVTELWDAVLALDEPSALAIVLGALDNGMGAESALLDVIAAVQGRVGEEWAANRITVAQEHAATAINERAVAALARHAGACTSSARGRITVACVDGEWHALPARLLAEVLRLRGWHVDYLGAQVPTPHLIAHLHRTGPEAVALSSSIPTRLPAAHATITACQAAGIPVMVGGAAFGPVGQYARLLGADAWAPDARTAADDLARHPLPRPQPGHQPIDDLPHLSDQEYTLVARTRLALVRTVLVGLEEAYPAMRGYTESQRERTAEDLSHIVEFLATALYTDDAELFSRFLLWTADVLGARRVPAHSLLPALDLLGQELKDFPRAAETLRAGAARLTSTPLTAPGTAS; encoded by the coding sequence ATGAACTCCGTCACCGTGTGCACACCGCAGCAGCTGGTCACCGAGCTGTGGGATGCGGTCCTCGCTCTCGATGAGCCGTCCGCCCTGGCGATAGTGCTTGGTGCCCTGGACAACGGCATGGGAGCCGAGAGCGCCCTGCTCGACGTGATCGCCGCTGTACAGGGGCGGGTGGGTGAGGAGTGGGCGGCCAACCGGATCACCGTCGCGCAGGAGCACGCCGCGACCGCGATCAACGAGCGGGCCGTCGCCGCCCTGGCCCGCCACGCCGGCGCCTGTACGTCGTCGGCCCGAGGTCGGATCACGGTCGCTTGCGTGGACGGTGAATGGCACGCCCTGCCAGCCCGCCTGTTGGCCGAGGTGCTGCGGCTGCGCGGCTGGCACGTCGACTACCTCGGCGCCCAGGTCCCCACGCCCCACCTGATTGCGCACCTGCACCGCACCGGCCCGGAGGCAGTGGCCCTGTCCAGTTCGATCCCCACCCGGCTGCCCGCCGCGCACGCGACGATAACCGCCTGCCAGGCCGCAGGCATCCCCGTCATGGTCGGCGGAGCCGCCTTCGGGCCAGTCGGGCAGTACGCGCGCCTCCTGGGTGCGGACGCCTGGGCACCTGATGCCCGTACCGCGGCCGACGACCTGGCCCGCCACCCACTGCCCCGCCCACAGCCCGGCCACCAGCCCATCGACGACCTTCCCCACCTGAGCGACCAGGAGTACACCCTCGTCGCGCGCACCCGCCTTGCGTTGGTGCGTACGGTGCTCGTCGGCTTGGAAGAGGCCTACCCGGCGATGCGCGGCTACACCGAGAGCCAGCGCGAGCGGACGGCCGAAGACCTCTCCCACATCGTGGAGTTCCTCGCCACCGCCCTCTACACCGACGACGCCGAGCTGTTCTCCCGCTTCCTGTTGTGGACCGCGGACGTCCTGGGCGCCCGCCGCGTCCCCGCCCACTCCCTGCTGCCCGCCCTGGACCTCCTGGGCCAGGAGCTGAAGGACTTTCCCCGCGCCGCCGAAACGCTCCGAGCCGGTGCCGCCCGCTTGACCAGTACACCTCTCACCGCCCCGGGGACCGCCTCATGA
- a CDS encoding STAS domain-containing protein has translation MTLHPPMPLRLTHLEGPGAARFELHGDLDHYWADLLLEAVETVLSDYGGLRDVHLQCAGLTAVDSSGLSALLMIRRRTGAAGVRLHIQERPLCLERLLELTGTIEYLTTPEAGAREQRSAVTEAPISGRSNTPEGL, from the coding sequence ATGACCCTCCACCCACCCATGCCCCTGCGTCTGACACACCTGGAGGGTCCGGGTGCCGCGCGTTTCGAACTGCACGGTGACCTCGACCACTACTGGGCAGACCTCCTGCTGGAGGCTGTGGAGACGGTGCTGTCCGACTACGGCGGCCTGCGGGACGTGCACCTGCAGTGTGCGGGGCTGACCGCGGTCGACTCCTCAGGGCTGTCTGCTCTGCTGATGATCCGCCGCCGCACAGGGGCTGCCGGCGTGCGCCTGCACATCCAGGAGCGGCCCCTGTGCCTGGAGCGGCTCCTGGAACTGACCGGCACCATCGAGTACCTCACCACCCCGGAAGCAGGTGCCCGGGAGCAGCGTTCCGCCGTTACGGAAGCTCCGATATCGGGCCGCTCCAACACACCGGAAGGCCTCTGA
- a CDS encoding PP2C family protein-serine/threonine phosphatase: protein MRFPWPGAPYPVLVADDRAVVTVLNDTAGLVFPQARPGVSMVEAVPDWLSSAHQAVTTSSPRGLESGQTVQGPVGERTFEAHPIAQGEGAVAWWLVDDTDLRLARRALQVEKERTAFLTQASNLLLSSLNLERCMDVTAQMAAEHLADAALVIAPAHGRMLPVVSCLRGGTPARTSLATDPSLVPGLSEALQGFPPVPSRWIDPAAAPAWLLPEGFGTVGSIVITPLPGHGVPAGVLVLLRRSDHAAFTEGEEVFARLFAARAGAAMSAARLYAEQASITEILMRELLPPTLHQISGVDFAGGYRPSKDHERVGGDFYDVHPATVEGDASLVVLGDVCGKGLQAAVMTGKIRNTLHALLPMAGDHQRMLSLLNTSLLNIENARFATMVLASAARTGSSVQLRLTSAGHPAPLILRSDGRVEEVSTRGTLVGVLPNLVTQTAKVTLEPGDACFLYTDGISEARGGPLGDAMFGEERLKLALSECAGMPAEAVVERVQMLASQWLGSGKHDDMAVVVISAPRTNHLSAVNGRTRGRFTA from the coding sequence ATGAGGTTTCCGTGGCCCGGCGCCCCCTACCCGGTGCTGGTCGCGGACGACCGGGCGGTCGTGACGGTGCTCAACGACACGGCCGGCTTGGTCTTCCCCCAGGCACGTCCCGGCGTTTCGATGGTTGAGGCCGTGCCGGACTGGCTCTCTTCGGCCCACCAGGCCGTGACAACGTCATCGCCCCGGGGGCTGGAATCCGGGCAGACAGTCCAGGGGCCCGTCGGGGAGCGCACGTTCGAGGCGCACCCGATCGCGCAGGGAGAGGGGGCGGTGGCGTGGTGGCTGGTCGACGACACCGACCTCCGCCTGGCCCGTAGGGCCCTGCAGGTGGAGAAGGAGCGCACCGCGTTCCTGACGCAGGCTTCCAACCTGCTGTTGTCGTCCCTGAACCTGGAACGGTGCATGGACGTCACGGCTCAGATGGCCGCTGAGCACCTCGCGGACGCGGCGCTGGTGATCGCCCCGGCTCACGGTCGCATGCTGCCGGTGGTTTCCTGCCTGCGAGGCGGCACGCCGGCTAGGACGTCGCTGGCGACCGATCCGTCCCTGGTGCCCGGCCTGAGCGAGGCGCTCCAGGGGTTCCCGCCGGTTCCGTCCCGGTGGATCGATCCTGCGGCTGCACCTGCCTGGTTGCTTCCGGAAGGCTTCGGCACGGTCGGCTCGATCGTCATCACCCCGTTGCCCGGCCATGGTGTGCCCGCCGGTGTACTGGTGCTGCTGCGCCGTAGCGACCATGCGGCATTCACCGAGGGTGAGGAGGTGTTCGCGCGGCTGTTCGCGGCTCGCGCGGGCGCTGCGATGTCGGCAGCTCGTCTGTACGCCGAGCAGGCGTCGATAACCGAGATCCTGATGCGCGAGCTTCTGCCCCCCACCCTGCACCAGATCTCCGGTGTGGATTTCGCGGGCGGCTACCGGCCCTCGAAGGATCACGAGCGGGTCGGCGGGGACTTCTACGACGTCCACCCCGCAACCGTGGAAGGTGACGCCTCCCTCGTGGTCCTCGGCGATGTGTGCGGCAAGGGCCTGCAGGCCGCCGTGATGACGGGCAAGATCCGCAACACGCTGCACGCCCTGCTGCCGATGGCGGGCGACCACCAGCGGATGCTGAGCCTGCTCAACACCTCACTGCTGAACATCGAGAACGCCCGGTTCGCCACGATGGTATTGGCCTCCGCGGCCCGGACCGGCAGTTCCGTCCAGCTGCGACTGACCAGCGCCGGCCATCCCGCTCCGCTGATCCTGCGTTCCGATGGCCGGGTCGAGGAAGTCTCCACCCGCGGCACCCTCGTTGGCGTTCTCCCGAACCTGGTCACCCAGACGGCGAAGGTCACCCTGGAGCCCGGCGATGCCTGCTTCCTGTACACAGACGGCATCAGCGAGGCCCGGGGCGGCCCCCTGGGCGACGCCATGTTCGGCGAGGAACGCCTGAAACTGGCTCTGTCCGAGTGCGCGGGCATGCCCGCCGAAGCAGTGGTGGAGCGGGTCCAGATGCTCGCCTCCCAATGGCTGGGCAGCGGCAAGCACGACGACATGGCCGTTGTTGTGATCTCCGCCCCGCGAACCAACCACCTCAGCGCCGTGAACGGCCGTACCCGGGGCAGATTCACCGCATGA
- a CDS encoding eCIS core domain-containing protein, translating into MQNHAKVRSNATEDSRSTVRRPVTAPPAQASGLLGLQATVGNAVVVQRLKQQPHRHGAGCGHEAEEAPVQRSAVHDVVRAGGRPLDGSTRADMESRLGADFSDVRIHDDSAAKASAAEVGARAYTSGNHVVIGEGGADKLTLAHELTHVIQQRQGPVAGTDNGAGLRVSDPSDRFEREAESNARRAMSGAAPRTEQHAQGAGRADQGAAQESVQRWAAQAGPNQQHMTVSANGVFAVPSGDATSIWIRVSAPAGSYSPALRPTSTAQQALLGGTELYQEHELARNILDDCLHTAEEIMHNAVGELADGANSNVRTSAGLKAFGMSDEQNRDRAGDFQGATDRDASPVVGQSYLMLAMNPGEQIMSQYHAAAVVGMDGQDTVTMEAFAGSGQTSANPMTYTIGTVASFHDYWTGAYYTPNYPGVTMKTVVLVKRGKGRRVTAGSEQPANPNVG; encoded by the coding sequence GTGCAGAACCACGCGAAGGTCAGGTCGAACGCCACCGAGGACTCCCGGTCGACGGTCCGCAGGCCGGTCACCGCACCACCCGCACAGGCCTCCGGGCTCCTCGGGCTGCAGGCGACGGTGGGGAACGCGGTGGTCGTCCAGCGTCTGAAGCAGCAGCCGCACCGGCACGGGGCGGGGTGCGGCCACGAGGCGGAGGAAGCGCCGGTCCAGCGCTCGGCCGTCCACGACGTGGTGCGGGCCGGCGGCAGGCCGCTGGACGGCAGCACGCGTGCGGACATGGAGAGCCGGCTGGGCGCCGACTTCTCCGACGTCCGCATCCACGACGACAGCGCGGCGAAGGCGTCGGCGGCCGAGGTGGGCGCTCGGGCGTACACCAGTGGGAACCACGTGGTGATCGGGGAGGGCGGCGCCGACAAGCTCACGCTCGCCCACGAACTCACCCACGTGATCCAGCAGCGCCAGGGCCCCGTGGCGGGTACGGACAACGGAGCGGGCCTGCGGGTCTCCGACCCCTCCGACCGCTTCGAGCGGGAGGCGGAGAGCAACGCGCGCCGCGCCATGAGCGGGGCGGCGCCGAGGACCGAGCAGCACGCACAGGGGGCGGGCCGGGCCGACCAGGGGGCGGCCCAGGAGTCGGTCCAGCGCTGGGCGGCACAGGCCGGCCCGAACCAGCAGCACATGACGGTCTCAGCGAACGGCGTCTTCGCCGTCCCGAGCGGTGACGCCACGTCGATCTGGATCCGCGTCAGCGCGCCCGCGGGGTCCTACTCCCCGGCCCTGCGCCCGACGAGCACGGCGCAGCAGGCCCTCCTCGGGGGCACGGAGCTGTACCAGGAGCACGAGCTGGCGCGGAACATCCTGGACGACTGCCTCCACACGGCGGAGGAGATCATGCACAACGCCGTCGGAGAGCTGGCCGACGGCGCGAACAGCAACGTCCGTACGAGCGCCGGGCTCAAGGCCTTCGGCATGTCGGATGAGCAGAACCGCGACCGCGCAGGCGACTTCCAGGGGGCGACGGACCGCGACGCCAGCCCGGTGGTGGGACAGTCCTACCTGATGCTCGCCATGAACCCCGGGGAGCAGATCATGTCGCAGTACCACGCCGCAGCGGTGGTGGGCATGGACGGCCAGGACACGGTGACGATGGAGGCCTTCGCCGGAAGCGGCCAGACGTCCGCGAACCCGATGACGTACACGATCGGCACGGTGGCCTCCTTCCACGACTACTGGACGGGCGCGTACTACACCCCGAACTACCCGGGGGTCACCATGAAGACAGTGGTCCTCGTCAAGCGCGGTAAGGGCCGCCGGGTGACGGCGGGCTCAGAACAGCCGGCCAACCCGAACGTCGGCTAG
- a CDS encoding VOC family protein — protein sequence MRHTAPEGYTSVAPWVVTDDTGALLDFITAAFDGEELARVPVEDGSIGHGEIRVGDTVVLAFDRRSDWPVMPSLLRVYVPDADAAMAAAVAHGAQVVTEAADSAWGDRGGRVRDPFGNIWWVVSRVEEVAPDRAWERMSEPKYAEAMRMAQETLDTALSGRGSGRASAPRRPTR from the coding sequence ATGAGGCACACTGCACCCGAGGGTTACACCAGCGTTGCACCGTGGGTGGTCACCGATGACACCGGTGCGCTGCTCGACTTCATCACCGCTGCGTTCGACGGTGAGGAACTCGCGCGGGTGCCGGTCGAGGACGGCAGCATCGGCCATGGTGAGATCCGTGTCGGCGACACGGTGGTGCTGGCCTTCGACCGACGGTCCGACTGGCCGGTGATGCCCTCGCTGCTGCGGGTCTACGTCCCGGACGCGGACGCCGCCATGGCCGCTGCTGTTGCACACGGGGCGCAGGTGGTCACGGAGGCCGCTGACAGTGCGTGGGGGGATCGCGGTGGCCGGGTGCGGGATCCGTTCGGCAACATCTGGTGGGTGGTGAGCCGGGTCGAGGAGGTCGCACCGGACCGGGCCTGGGAGCGGATGTCCGAGCCGAAGTACGCCGAGGCGATGCGCATGGCCCAGGAGACGCTGGACACCGCACTGAGCGGCCGTGGTTCAGGGAGGGCGAGCGCCCCCCGGCGCCCGACCCGCTGA
- a CDS encoding PP2C family protein-serine/threonine phosphatase encodes MDRFTAVERALRSATPDALPGVLNEGLGAYYGAADVTLLMADYATTILQPVATLPYTMEPLRVHTSAAGRAFNWQQPHTEDLPEADSVKVHLPVSVRGDRIGVLSVTLPAERLDADTERELLEIGEVLGHEILVSERDTDLYLQARRATRLTLAAEMQWQLLPGRSCMRPEYEIGAQLEPAYAIYGDNFDWSTSADHLTLSLSNGMGEGIEAALLTNLAVNALRNGRRAGLSLTDQAYLADQAIYGQYRGRQHLSVLLLRFDLATGATEIVDAGSPKMWRLRSGKVEQIELDAQLPLGMFEDTLYTAQEFRTEPGDRLVFVSDGVYNVASPVGERYSDHALARALTSTRLLPASQVPRAVLHELAGHRGAIEADDDAMVVCLDWHGRPDDAQ; translated from the coding sequence ATGGACAGATTCACCGCGGTCGAGCGCGCTCTGCGCTCCGCCACGCCGGATGCGCTTCCCGGCGTCCTCAACGAGGGGCTGGGCGCGTACTACGGGGCTGCGGATGTGACCCTGCTCATGGCTGATTACGCGACGACCATACTGCAACCGGTCGCTACGCTGCCGTACACGATGGAACCCCTCCGGGTGCACACCAGTGCTGCCGGGCGGGCATTCAACTGGCAACAGCCGCACACCGAGGACCTTCCCGAGGCCGACTCCGTCAAAGTGCACCTGCCTGTGAGTGTCCGCGGCGACCGCATCGGTGTCCTGTCCGTGACCTTGCCTGCAGAGCGGCTGGACGCCGACACCGAGCGGGAGCTCCTGGAGATCGGTGAGGTGCTGGGCCACGAGATCCTGGTGAGCGAGCGGGACACGGACCTCTACCTGCAGGCCCGTCGTGCCACCCGGCTGACGCTGGCTGCCGAGATGCAGTGGCAGCTGCTGCCGGGCCGCTCCTGCATGCGACCCGAGTACGAGATCGGCGCCCAGCTGGAGCCCGCCTACGCGATTTACGGCGACAACTTCGACTGGTCGACCTCCGCGGACCACCTCACCCTGAGCCTGTCCAACGGCATGGGCGAGGGGATCGAGGCAGCCCTGCTCACCAACCTCGCGGTCAACGCTCTGCGCAACGGCCGCCGGGCGGGGCTGTCCCTGACCGACCAGGCCTACCTCGCGGACCAGGCCATCTACGGCCAGTACCGAGGGCGCCAGCACCTGTCGGTCCTGCTGCTGCGCTTCGACCTGGCCACCGGCGCCACCGAGATCGTGGACGCAGGTTCCCCGAAGATGTGGCGGCTGCGGTCCGGCAAGGTCGAGCAGATCGAGCTGGACGCCCAATTGCCGCTCGGCATGTTCGAGGACACCCTCTACACCGCCCAGGAGTTCCGGACCGAGCCGGGTGACCGCCTCGTCTTTGTCAGCGACGGCGTCTACAACGTCGCCTCGCCGGTCGGCGAGCGCTACAGCGATCATGCGCTGGCCCGCGCCCTGACCAGCACACGCCTCCTGCCCGCGTCGCAGGTCCCCCGTGCCGTTCTGCACGAACTTGCCGGTCACCGCGGGGCCATCGAAGCCGACGACGACGCCATGGTCGTGTGTCTCGATTGGCACGGCAGACCGGACGACGCGCAGTAG
- a CDS encoding MarR family transcriptional regulator: MWSQAESASPAPLSLTQVRVLYVLEQECMVNLRTLAEKLNTTPSAVSRMCDRLGAAGFIDRDHNPADRRELELRISRRGADYLAGLRARREEILSALLEKMTPLDRAALVRGLSAVQAAAEKADPRRVGPAASPAESA; the protein is encoded by the coding sequence ATGTGGTCGCAGGCAGAAAGCGCCTCGCCGGCGCCTCTGTCCCTCACCCAGGTTCGAGTGCTCTACGTACTGGAGCAGGAGTGCATGGTCAATCTGCGGACGCTGGCAGAGAAGCTGAACACCACGCCGTCAGCGGTGAGTCGCATGTGTGACCGACTGGGCGCGGCCGGCTTCATCGACCGGGACCACAATCCCGCCGACCGCCGCGAGCTGGAGCTGCGCATCTCCCGCCGGGGCGCGGACTACCTCGCAGGGCTACGTGCCCGACGCGAGGAGATCCTGAGCGCGCTGCTGGAGAAGATGACTCCCCTGGACCGGGCCGCGCTGGTGCGCGGGCTGTCCGCGGTACAGGCCGCCGCCGAGAAGGCAGACCCTCGCCGAGTAGGACCAGCCGCCAGCCCGGCGGAGTCGGCTTGA
- a CDS encoding UDP-glucose dehydrogenase family protein: protein MRVSVIGCGHLGIPHAAAMAELGHEVIGVDVDQAKVDSLNSGHCPIYETGLPELLSRHTGSGRLRFTTDIREAAEFAELHFIGVGTPIDADGRSYDTGQVYGAIRQLAPLLTRPCTIVGKSTVTVGTTAQVTALAQRLAPAGQHVEVVWNPEFLREGHAVEDTLRPDRLIAGVTSAEGEKAIRAVYAPILVAGVPIFVTDPQTAELAKGAANTFLGLKISYINAVADMCQAAGGDVSQIVEILGIDPRIGTGGMRPGIGYGGGCLPKDVRAFTASARQLGAEQAATLLRAAEKINESRTDVAMDLIRQALGDRPVRGTRVTVWGAAFKPGTNDVRESPALALAHALQQAGGNVTVHDPQAVASAMTRNPELDYTSDLAASVDGAELVVLATEWPEYRQADPQALVDRPANPLLVDCRTTLDPEPWRTAGWTLHQLGRPGK, encoded by the coding sequence ATGCGTGTTTCAGTGATCGGCTGCGGGCACCTCGGCATCCCGCACGCGGCGGCGATGGCCGAACTGGGTCACGAAGTCATCGGTGTGGACGTCGACCAGGCCAAGGTCGACAGCCTGAACTCCGGCCACTGCCCCATCTACGAGACCGGACTACCCGAGCTGCTCTCCCGCCACACCGGGAGCGGACGCCTGCGGTTCACGACCGACATCCGGGAGGCCGCCGAGTTCGCCGAGCTGCACTTCATCGGTGTCGGTACGCCGATCGACGCGGACGGCCGCTCCTACGACACCGGGCAGGTGTACGGCGCCATCCGCCAGCTCGCCCCTCTCCTGACGCGGCCGTGCACGATCGTCGGCAAGAGCACCGTGACCGTCGGCACCACCGCTCAGGTCACGGCTCTCGCCCAGCGCCTTGCTCCGGCTGGCCAGCACGTCGAGGTCGTGTGGAATCCCGAGTTTTTGCGCGAGGGGCACGCGGTGGAGGACACGCTCCGCCCGGACCGGCTCATCGCCGGCGTCACCAGCGCCGAGGGGGAGAAAGCGATCCGTGCCGTGTACGCGCCGATCCTGGTCGCCGGTGTCCCGATCTTCGTCACCGACCCGCAGACCGCAGAACTCGCCAAGGGCGCCGCGAACACCTTCCTCGGCCTGAAGATCAGCTACATCAACGCCGTCGCCGACATGTGCCAAGCCGCCGGGGGCGACGTCTCCCAGATCGTGGAGATCCTCGGCATCGACCCTCGGATCGGCACCGGCGGCATGAGGCCCGGCATCGGCTACGGCGGTGGCTGCCTCCCCAAGGACGTCCGTGCCTTCACCGCCTCCGCCCGCCAGCTCGGCGCCGAACAGGCGGCCACCCTCCTGCGTGCAGCCGAGAAGATCAACGAGAGCCGCACCGACGTCGCCATGGACCTCATCCGCCAGGCTCTGGGCGACCGACCGGTCAGGGGGACCCGGGTCACCGTGTGGGGCGCCGCGTTCAAGCCCGGCACCAACGACGTACGTGAATCCCCAGCCCTCGCCCTCGCCCACGCCCTCCAGCAGGCCGGTGGCAACGTCACCGTTCACGACCCGCAGGCTGTGGCCTCCGCCATGACCCGCAACCCGGAGCTGGACTACACCAGCGACCTGGCCGCATCCGTCGACGGAGCCGAACTCGTCGTCCTGGCCACCGAGTGGCCGGAGTACCGGCAGGCCGACCCCCAGGCTCTCGTAGACCGTCCGGCCAACCCCCTGCTCGTCGACTGCCGCACCACCCTCGACCCCGAGCCCTGGCGCACGGCCGGCTGGACTCTCCACCAGCTTGGACGACCCGGCAAGTAG
- a CDS encoding FG-GAP repeat domain-containing protein → MAVGALVTAPSSAAEQHRIPGSASALPAAGPEPESASGPAPRSDRQYPSVVLPGRTTEPARLAAAKPRHDVDGDGLSDMIVMEYDQSTGVYLSSISAWSDYTIYKTDPEASFKDLLPVGDVGGTAKPELLTLSFDGVLTLYEAGLKSTSAPLWSGGGWQKYNRLVATGDITGDHHPDLLARDHAGDLWLHPGTGAVSKPFNSRVKVGSGWGIYDQIVGASDVDGDGLGDVLTRTLTGELWFHKGAGSATAPLKVRVKVGTGWNTYNVISGPDDVDGDGLSDLVARNRDGLQYFYKSIGGGKFAAPTYYGSGWERNKFMVGAGTTQLYGKAQNLMTQTNNTLAKYYALANGDYLSPPTNAGTETPGSRNTYATGLNSHNHASYVQNIGSDLYIRGQKVSTTWNYTLMVGPGDLTGDGKGDLLSRDSAGVLWLHPGDGALYTKLGTRIKVSSGWNAYNALVGAGDYSGDGRPDLLARDTSGRLFLYKGTGTSTAPFAAPEQVATGWNVYDMLVVPGDIDGDSKGDVLARLPNGVMYLYTSTGNAGTATFAARVKFGTGWNIYKNMI, encoded by the coding sequence TTGGCCGTCGGCGCCCTGGTCACCGCTCCGAGCAGCGCAGCCGAGCAGCACCGCATACCCGGCTCCGCCAGCGCACTGCCCGCGGCCGGCCCGGAACCGGAGTCGGCCTCCGGGCCCGCACCGCGCAGCGACCGCCAGTATCCGAGCGTCGTCCTGCCCGGCCGCACCACGGAGCCGGCGCGGCTGGCCGCCGCCAAGCCGCGGCACGACGTCGACGGCGACGGGCTCAGCGACATGATCGTGATGGAGTACGACCAGAGCACGGGCGTCTACCTGTCGTCGATCTCGGCCTGGAGCGACTACACGATCTACAAGACCGACCCCGAGGCCTCGTTCAAGGACCTGCTGCCGGTGGGCGATGTGGGCGGCACGGCCAAGCCCGAGCTGCTCACCCTCTCCTTCGACGGCGTCCTCACGCTCTACGAGGCCGGCCTGAAGTCCACTTCGGCGCCCCTGTGGTCCGGCGGCGGCTGGCAGAAGTACAACCGCCTCGTGGCCACTGGCGACATCACCGGAGACCACCACCCCGACCTGCTGGCCCGCGACCACGCTGGCGACCTGTGGCTCCACCCTGGCACCGGAGCGGTCAGCAAGCCCTTCAACTCGCGGGTCAAGGTCGGCTCCGGCTGGGGGATCTACGACCAGATCGTCGGCGCCAGCGACGTCGACGGCGACGGCCTCGGCGACGTCCTCACCCGCACGCTGACCGGCGAGCTGTGGTTCCACAAGGGAGCCGGCAGCGCCACCGCCCCGCTCAAGGTCCGCGTCAAGGTCGGCACCGGCTGGAACACGTACAACGTCATCAGCGGGCCGGACGACGTCGACGGCGACGGCCTGAGCGACCTGGTCGCGCGCAACCGTGACGGCTTGCAGTACTTCTACAAGTCGATCGGTGGAGGCAAGTTCGCCGCACCCACGTACTACGGCAGCGGGTGGGAACGCAACAAGTTCATGGTCGGCGCCGGCACCACGCAGCTCTACGGCAAGGCGCAGAACCTCATGACGCAGACCAACAACACCCTGGCCAAGTACTACGCCCTGGCCAACGGCGACTACCTGTCTCCGCCGACCAACGCCGGCACCGAGACGCCCGGGTCCCGCAACACGTACGCCACCGGGCTCAACAGCCACAACCACGCCAGCTACGTGCAGAACATCGGCAGCGACCTGTACATCCGCGGTCAGAAGGTCAGCACGACGTGGAACTACACGCTCATGGTCGGCCCCGGTGACCTCACCGGCGACGGCAAGGGCGACCTGCTCAGCCGCGACTCCGCCGGCGTTCTGTGGCTGCACCCCGGCGACGGGGCCTTGTACACCAAGCTCGGCACACGCATCAAGGTGAGCAGCGGCTGGAACGCATACAACGCGCTCGTCGGCGCCGGCGACTACTCCGGCGACGGGCGGCCCGACCTGCTCGCCCGGGACACCTCCGGCCGGCTGTTCCTCTACAAGGGCACGGGGACGTCCACCGCGCCGTTCGCCGCCCCGGAGCAGGTCGCCACCGGCTGGAACGTGTACGACATGCTGGTCGTGCCGGGTGACATCGACGGCGACAGCAAGGGCGACGTGCTCGCCCGCCTCCCGAACGGCGTCATGTACCTGTACACCTCAACGGGCAACGCCGGCACCGCGACCTTCGCCGCCCGCGTGAAGTTCGGCACCGGCTGGAACATCTACAAGAACATGATCTGA
- a CDS encoding MarR family winged helix-turn-helix transcriptional regulator, with product MRSADTPPELPSDDPIGLQSFAVLLRAMNAEFNRIAQEFAHAQGLHLTDVQALIAVLDADRDQEAGPMTPGRLSTHMNLTSGATTACLDRLEKAGHIRRVRAADDRRVVHIHYAQAGREAAREYFRPLARSTDAARAQFSPDELHTIIRFLGEMNDQLSRVRR from the coding sequence ATGCGCAGCGCCGACACACCCCCCGAACTTCCGTCCGACGACCCGATTGGGCTGCAGTCCTTCGCCGTACTGCTGCGTGCGATGAACGCCGAGTTCAATCGGATCGCCCAGGAGTTCGCACACGCCCAGGGACTGCACCTGACGGACGTGCAGGCCCTGATCGCCGTACTGGACGCCGATCGCGACCAGGAGGCCGGCCCCATGACCCCCGGGCGGCTGAGCACCCACATGAACCTCACCTCGGGTGCGACGACGGCCTGCCTGGACCGGCTGGAGAAGGCCGGCCACATCCGAAGGGTCCGGGCTGCCGACGACCGGCGCGTGGTGCACATCCACTACGCCCAGGCCGGCCGCGAGGCCGCACGCGAGTACTTCCGGCCGCTGGCCCGGTCCACCGACGCGGCGCGCGCACAATTCAGCCCGGACGAACTGCACACGATCATCCGGTTCCTGGGCGAAATGAACGACCAGCTCTCACGCGTGCGCCGCTGA